A genomic window from Agrobacterium tumefaciens includes:
- a CDS encoding TIGR02302 family protein codes for MTTAGEDRTGRKRPTGAFAQRPDLARRVAAKRFFAKIVLLSEKIAPKTLWPLSIAAVFLALAWFGLYRHMPDFLRLGVVFVLVFSFIATLLPILRLKWPTDNDASRLLEDRNGLAHQPVGVQEDEPAFDTPFSRTLWKEHQIRMAERIAALNAGLPKPDIARYDRLALRALPALLLAAAFGFSYSNGAGTIADAFRSRPAVGPLNPDIRLDAWVTPPSYTGRAPIFLTGRDATNRDAVSVPQSSKLTIRMTGGDGGEEVTFEPEMAGALQKLAPEAARADSASGDIAVQTPVRSADQPVAPRTFAMDVTESGMITANGEQWVFNVIPDQPPSIAFDNMPRRAVNGALEIGFTAKDDYGLKEAHAIIEPIGVAEGATALYPPPEFKLDLPRQNNREIKGLTSRNLTEHPMAGKRVRITLVATDGAGQTGRSPAHEMVLPGRNFSEPLAASIAEQRQIFSLDTRQMPKAIAYNEAVGMRPEETIPNTTHYLLLQSAQTRMRLAYNEEMLKDTADYLWEIALGIEDGDLSQAERRLRDAQTALSEALQRNASDEEIAKLMQELREAMQQFMSELAQRMQNAPQANMNSQAQNVLRQRDLENMMNQIENLARSGNRDAAQEMLSQLQRMMNNLQAGRPQRQGQQGQQQSSKMRQQIDKLGEILQQQQKLMDETFKLDQALRDRMQRGDPQQGDDEQQMGENGQQPQEGQQGQQGENGQQGGQPSDQMTAEQLREALKNLRAQQDALGKQLGELQQGLRDLGMEPGENFGKAQQEMQGAGEALGKGQGEQAVEGQGNALNALRQGAQDMMGQIMQAMRQQGQQPGQGQEGMAGQGGQNGRDPLGRPRSTTGPDFGDQVKVPDEIDVQRAREILEAIREKLGNNPPGEIERRYLERLLDIQ; via the coding sequence ATGACCACAGCCGGAGAGGACAGGACAGGCAGAAAGCGCCCGACCGGCGCGTTCGCGCAGCGGCCGGACCTTGCCCGCCGGGTTGCCGCCAAGCGCTTCTTCGCTAAAATCGTACTGCTTTCGGAAAAAATTGCGCCGAAAACGCTGTGGCCGCTCTCCATCGCCGCCGTGTTTCTGGCGCTTGCCTGGTTCGGTCTCTACCGGCACATGCCGGATTTCCTGCGGCTCGGCGTTGTTTTCGTGCTGGTTTTCAGTTTCATCGCCACGCTTTTGCCAATCCTGCGGCTGAAATGGCCGACGGATAATGATGCATCCCGCCTGCTTGAAGATCGCAACGGTCTGGCGCACCAGCCGGTTGGCGTGCAGGAGGACGAACCGGCCTTCGATACGCCCTTTTCGCGAACGCTGTGGAAAGAACATCAGATCCGCATGGCGGAGCGCATCGCCGCGCTGAATGCCGGCCTGCCGAAACCCGATATCGCCCGTTATGACCGCCTCGCGCTGCGCGCCCTTCCCGCCCTTCTTCTGGCGGCCGCCTTCGGTTTTTCCTATTCCAACGGTGCGGGCACGATTGCCGATGCCTTCCGCAGCCGACCGGCCGTCGGTCCCCTCAATCCCGATATCCGTCTCGATGCCTGGGTCACGCCGCCATCCTATACCGGCCGCGCGCCGATTTTCCTGACCGGACGCGACGCAACCAACCGTGACGCGGTTTCCGTGCCGCAGTCCTCCAAGCTGACGATCCGCATGACCGGCGGCGATGGCGGCGAGGAAGTGACTTTCGAGCCTGAAATGGCAGGCGCGCTGCAAAAGCTTGCGCCGGAAGCGGCGCGTGCCGATAGCGCAAGCGGCGATATCGCCGTTCAAACGCCGGTTCGTTCGGCAGACCAGCCCGTCGCGCCGCGCACTTTCGCCATGGATGTTACCGAAAGCGGTATGATCACCGCCAATGGCGAACAATGGGTGTTCAACGTCATCCCCGACCAGCCGCCCAGCATCGCCTTCGACAATATGCCGCGCCGGGCCGTTAACGGCGCGCTGGAAATCGGCTTCACCGCCAAGGACGATTATGGGCTGAAGGAAGCTCACGCCATCATCGAGCCGATTGGCGTTGCGGAAGGTGCGACCGCGCTTTATCCGCCGCCGGAATTCAAGCTCGATCTGCCGCGACAGAATAATCGCGAGATCAAGGGCCTGACCAGCCGCAACCTGACCGAACATCCGATGGCGGGAAAACGCGTGCGCATCACGCTGGTGGCGACTGACGGCGCCGGCCAGACCGGCCGCAGCCCCGCGCATGAAATGGTGCTGCCGGGCCGCAACTTCTCCGAACCGCTGGCGGCCTCCATTGCCGAGCAGCGGCAGATTTTCTCGCTCGACACACGCCAGATGCCGAAGGCGATTGCCTATAACGAGGCGGTGGGCATGCGCCCCGAAGAGACCATTCCCAACACCACCCATTATCTCCTGCTGCAATCGGCGCAGACCCGCATGCGGCTCGCCTATAATGAGGAAATGCTGAAGGACACGGCCGATTATCTCTGGGAAATCGCGCTCGGCATTGAGGATGGCGACCTTTCGCAGGCCGAAAGACGCCTGCGCGATGCGCAGACTGCGCTTTCCGAAGCGCTTCAGCGCAATGCCTCCGACGAGGAAATCGCCAAGCTGATGCAGGAATTGCGGGAAGCCATGCAGCAATTCATGAGCGAGCTAGCGCAGCGCATGCAGAATGCGCCGCAAGCCAACATGAACAGCCAAGCACAAAACGTGCTGCGCCAGCGCGATCTGGAAAACATGATGAACCAGATCGAAAACCTCGCCCGTTCCGGCAATCGCGACGCGGCGCAGGAAATGCTCTCGCAGCTGCAGCGCATGATGAACAATCTACAGGCCGGCCGGCCGCAGCGTCAGGGTCAACAGGGGCAGCAGCAGAGCAGCAAGATGCGCCAGCAGATCGACAAGCTGGGCGAAATCCTGCAGCAGCAGCAAAAGCTGATGGACGAAACCTTCAAGCTCGATCAGGCGCTGCGCGACCGGATGCAGCGCGGTGACCCGCAGCAGGGCGACGACGAGCAGCAGATGGGTGAAAACGGCCAGCAACCGCAAGAGGGACAGCAGGGTCAACAAGGCGAAAATGGCCAGCAGGGCGGACAGCCAAGTGACCAGATGACCGCCGAACAATTGCGTGAAGCGCTGAAAAACCTGCGGGCGCAGCAGGATGCGCTCGGCAAGCAGCTCGGCGAATTGCAGCAGGGGCTACGCGATCTCGGCATGGAACCGGGCGAAAACTTCGGCAAGGCGCAGCAGGAAATGCAGGGCGCCGGCGAGGCGCTGGGCAAGGGCCAGGGCGAGCAGGCTGTCGAAGGTCAGGGCAATGCGCTCAATGCGCTGCGTCAGGGCGCGCAGGACATGATGGGCCAGATCATGCAGGCCATGCGCCAACAGGGCCAGCAGCCCGGACAGGGTCAGGAGGGCATGGCGGGCCAGGGCGGCCAGAACGGCCGCGACCCGCTCGGCCGTCCGCGCAGCACCACCGGCCCGGATTTCGGCGATCAGGTGAAGGTGCCTGATGAGATCGACGTGCAGCGCGCCCGCGAAATCCTCGAAGCCATCCGCGAAAAACTCGGCAACAATCCGCCCGGTGAAATCGAACGGCGGTATCTGGAGCGATTGCTGGACATACAGTGA
- a CDS encoding response regulator, translating into MAKILITEDEDALRAFVARALRLDGHETHEAADGEQGLEKLQETSFDLLLSDIRMPVMDGIELAHRAAERFPAMRILLMTGYAEQRERADDLAEKIVDVVSKPFALPDIRKAVARALAA; encoded by the coding sequence ATGGCGAAGATTTTGATTACCGAAGACGAGGATGCATTGCGGGCTTTCGTCGCCCGCGCGCTGCGTCTCGACGGTCATGAGACCCATGAGGCGGCAGACGGCGAGCAGGGGCTGGAAAAGCTTCAGGAAACCAGTTTCGATCTTCTTCTTTCGGATATCCGCATGCCGGTCATGGATGGCATCGAGCTGGCGCACCGCGCCGCTGAACGCTTCCCGGCCATGCGCATCCTGCTGATGACGGGTTATGCCGAGCAGCGAGAACGGGCTGACGATCTTGCGGAGAAGATCGTCGATGTGGTTTCCAAACCCTTTGCGCTTCCGGATATCCGCAAGGCTGTAGCGCGGGCGCTTGCAGCCTGA
- the hpt gene encoding hypoxanthine phosphoribosyltransferase, producing MPVVRGKNIEPLYTAEQIAERNRDMARHIASGPTKDLLVIAVLKGSFIFAADLIRALHDSGLAPEVEFITLSSYGAGTVSQGVRIVKDIDSDVKDRDVLLIDDILESGRTLRFAKELLYERGARNVTIAVLLDKKVKRKEDLEADYVGFECPDYFVVGYGMDVAYAFRELPFVGVVTGDA from the coding sequence ATGCCCGTCGTCCGTGGAAAAAATATCGAGCCGCTTTACACCGCCGAGCAGATCGCCGAGCGCAATCGCGACATGGCCAGGCACATCGCCAGCGGCCCGACCAAGGATTTGCTGGTCATTGCCGTGCTCAAGGGATCGTTCATTTTCGCGGCCGATCTTATCCGCGCGCTGCATGACAGCGGTCTTGCGCCCGAAGTCGAATTCATCACGCTGTCGAGCTATGGCGCCGGCACGGTTTCGCAAGGGGTGCGGATCGTCAAGGATATCGACAGCGATGTGAAAGACCGCGATGTCCTCCTGATCGACGATATTCTCGAATCCGGCCGCACTTTGCGTTTCGCCAAGGAACTGCTTTACGAACGCGGCGCCCGCAACGTCACCATCGCCGTGCTGCTGGACAAGAAGGTCAAGCGCAAGGAAGATCTGGAGGCCGATTATGTCGGTTTCGAATGTCCGGACTATTTCGTCGTGGGTTACGGCATGGATGTGGCTTATGCCTTCCGCGAACTGCCTTTCGTCGGCGTCGTGACCGGCGACGCCTGA
- a CDS encoding DUF3426 domain-containing protein, with protein sequence MFRSSRRQAAFDFDLLMPETPVRRSARAANPDRDVVDAEFVTIKENRSPRPGNDNRGAARRQKQKPPVTAGVLGLAFVGWVDRKLSRLSADAYSALVAGLAIFVFICSGGLSVVVPEKSAVAAPVNPLAISHVTVTPQEAGGMEVLLINGIVENNGTAVEDVPALRADLFIAKGQLLASMVIEPPVRQMQPGFSHGFSAKLRHPGGKMPDIKLSFVEAGASER encoded by the coding sequence ATGTTCCGTTCATCTCGCCGGCAAGCGGCATTCGATTTCGACCTCCTGATGCCGGAAACGCCGGTGCGCCGCTCGGCGCGCGCAGCAAATCCCGATCGCGATGTGGTAGACGCGGAATTTGTCACCATCAAGGAAAACCGTTCGCCTCGGCCCGGAAACGACAACCGTGGTGCGGCGCGTCGGCAGAAGCAAAAACCACCCGTCACCGCGGGCGTGCTCGGTTTGGCATTCGTCGGCTGGGTGGATCGCAAATTGTCGCGACTGTCTGCGGATGCCTATTCGGCGCTGGTCGCGGGGCTCGCCATTTTTGTTTTCATCTGCTCGGGCGGCCTGTCGGTCGTCGTGCCGGAAAAATCGGCTGTTGCCGCGCCTGTTAACCCGCTTGCCATCTCCCATGTCACCGTTACCCCGCAGGAGGCGGGCGGCATGGAGGTCCTGCTCATCAACGGCATCGTTGAAAACAACGGAACAGCGGTTGAGGACGTGCCCGCGCTTCGCGCCGACCTCTTCATTGCCAAGGGACAGCTCTTGGCCAGCATGGTCATCGAGCCGCCGGTCAGGCAGATGCAGCCTGGCTTCAGCCATGGTTTTTCGGCAAAGTTGCGCCATCCCGGTGGAAAAATGCCTGACATCAAGCTTTCCTTCGTCGAGGCGGGTGCGTCCGAACGCTGA
- the ftsE gene encoding cell division ATP-binding protein FtsE — protein sequence MIHFENVGLRYGMGPEILRDMTFDIPKGSFQFLTGPSGAGKTTLLRLLLMSLQPTRGNIRMFNRDVSRIPRSELPMLRRRVGIVFQDFRLLDHLTTYENVALPLRVRGKEESAYRNDVIELLKWVGLGERINVLPAILSGGEKQRAAIARALMDQPEILLADEPTGNVDPPMAKRLLNLFLELNRLGTAVVIATHDFGLMDQIDARRMILTEGRLDIYE from the coding sequence TTGATCCATTTCGAAAATGTCGGGTTGCGTTACGGCATGGGACCCGAGATCCTGAGGGACATGACCTTCGACATTCCCAAGGGCTCGTTCCAGTTTCTGACCGGCCCTTCTGGTGCCGGCAAGACCACGCTGCTCCGCCTGCTTTTGATGTCGCTGCAGCCGACCCGTGGCAATATCCGCATGTTCAACCGCGATGTGTCGCGCATTCCGCGCAGCGAGCTGCCGATGCTGCGCCGCCGCGTTGGCATCGTGTTTCAGGATTTCCGGCTGCTCGATCATCTGACGACCTATGAAAATGTCGCCCTGCCGCTGCGCGTGCGTGGCAAGGAAGAGAGCGCCTATCGCAACGACGTGATCGAGCTTTTGAAATGGGTCGGGCTCGGCGAGCGTATCAACGTGCTGCCGGCCATCCTCTCCGGCGGGGAAAAGCAGCGTGCCGCCATTGCCCGCGCGCTGATGGACCAGCCGGAAATATTGCTGGCCGACGAACCGACCGGCAATGTCGATCCGCCAATGGCCAAGCGCCTTCTCAACCTCTTTCTGGAACTCAACCGGCTGGGCACGGCCGTCGTCATCGCCACCCATGATTTTGGCCTGATGGACCAGATCGATGCGCGCCGGATGATCCTGACCGAAGGGCGGCTCGATATCTATGAATGA
- a CDS encoding ABC transporter permease, with translation MNEINRKPLKPEAAQPKRPPMRIRPMAPILPPSNIQGNALMVVIAIMAFLACLTLGAVSMVRATAATWQSQISREITIQIKPEDGLDMTAALNKARNLALTFVGTRDGTILDDAATSRLLEPWLGSGLDLSELPIPRLVVITIDENNPPDFQAMRDMLKAELPQAFLDDHRTWVDRLVSMARTTVMIGVGVLILVFTAMVLTVVFATRGALSGNRHIVEVLHFVGAESSFVAREFQKHFLKISLKGAAAGSALAATVFLAAGFWQSSTVATPQSDQASALFGSFSVGLGGYIGIATTMIIIALLTTITARVTVIRTIDDIDRVRSDPSKSDGLAS, from the coding sequence ATGAATGAGATCAACCGCAAACCGTTGAAGCCTGAAGCGGCACAGCCGAAGCGCCCACCCATGCGCATCCGCCCCATGGCGCCCATCCTGCCGCCCTCCAACATTCAGGGCAATGCGCTGATGGTGGTCATCGCCATCATGGCCTTTCTTGCGTGCCTCACACTCGGTGCGGTCTCCATGGTGCGCGCCACCGCCGCCACCTGGCAGAGCCAGATTTCCCGCGAGATCACCATCCAGATCAAGCCCGAGGACGGGCTGGACATGACGGCGGCACTTAACAAGGCGCGCAATCTGGCGCTCACCTTCGTCGGCACGCGCGACGGTACGATCCTCGACGATGCCGCCACCTCACGCCTGCTGGAACCGTGGCTCGGCAGCGGTCTCGACCTTTCCGAACTGCCGATCCCACGCCTCGTCGTCATCACCATCGACGAAAACAACCCGCCCGATTTTCAGGCAATGCGCGACATGCTGAAGGCCGAACTTCCGCAGGCGTTTCTCGACGACCACCGCACATGGGTGGACAGGCTGGTCTCCATGGCCAGAACCACGGTCATGATCGGCGTCGGCGTTTTGATTCTCGTCTTCACCGCCATGGTGCTGACGGTGGTTTTTGCAACCCGCGGCGCACTTTCCGGCAACCGGCACATCGTCGAGGTCCTGCATTTCGTCGGTGCCGAAAGCAGCTTCGTGGCGCGGGAATTCCAGAAGCACTTCCTGAAAATCAGCCTCAAGGGGGCAGCGGCGGGCAGCGCGCTGGCGGCGACGGTTTTTCTTGCAGCCGGTTTCTGGCAGTCGAGCACTGTCGCCACACCGCAGAGCGATCAGGCAAGCGCGCTTTTCGGCTCTTTCTCGGTCGGTCTCGGCGGTTATATCGGCATCGCGACAACCATGATCATCATCGCGCTTCTCACCACCATCACGGCGCGCGTAACAGTTATTCGCACGATTGACGATATCGACCGGGTGCGTTCCGATCCGTCGAAAAGCGATGGTCTTGCGTCTTAA
- a CDS encoding YdcF family protein produces the protein MDQDQTGTRPAKKSLLSRRGRLRRFIRGLILLCVIALGAFSGGFLWFADSVASMRPPEGAKGDAIIVLTGGYQRIEQAVGLLRDGVGKRLLISGVNPATTRSQIRKMTQGSSDMFSCCVDMGYKAMDTIGNANEAASWIRDHNYSAIIVVTNNYHMHRSLHELRNASPQTEFIPYPVISADLARTNWFSEPDVVRTMLYEYLKFVAAAGRDLTGFGKGDGLRKASADHSAMKAASTSP, from the coding sequence ATGGACCAGGATCAGACAGGCACGCGACCGGCAAAAAAGAGCCTGCTGTCGCGGCGCGGTCGTTTGCGCCGTTTTATTCGTGGCCTCATCTTGCTTTGCGTCATCGCCCTCGGCGCTTTTTCCGGCGGCTTCCTGTGGTTTGCCGATTCCGTTGCCTCCATGCGCCCACCGGAAGGCGCGAAGGGCGACGCGATTATCGTTCTGACCGGTGGTTACCAGCGCATTGAACAGGCAGTCGGCCTGCTGCGCGACGGCGTGGGCAAGCGCCTGCTGATCTCCGGCGTCAACCCAGCGACCACCCGTTCGCAAATCCGCAAGATGACCCAGGGCTCTTCGGACATGTTTTCCTGCTGCGTGGATATGGGCTATAAGGCCATGGATACGATCGGCAACGCCAATGAGGCGGCAAGCTGGATACGCGATCACAACTATTCCGCCATCATCGTCGTCACCAACAATTACCATATGCATCGCAGCCTGCATGAATTGCGCAATGCCAGCCCGCAAACGGAGTTCATTCCTTATCCCGTCATCAGCGCGGACCTTGCCCGGACCAACTGGTTCTCCGAGCCGGATGTGGTCAGAACCATGCTTTATGAATATTTGAAGTTCGTAGCGGCGGCGGGACGCGACCTGACCGGCTTCGGCAAGGGTGACGGCCTGCGCAAGGCCTCTGCCGATCATTCCGCGATGAAGGCTGCGAGCACTTCGCCCTGA
- a CDS encoding 1-acyl-sn-glycerol-3-phosphate acyltransferase, translating to MLKLRSFLFNTLFYLNLIVRMIVLTPIYFILPRKIAFEIPKNWARSNHWLMKTIVGTTFEIEGLENIPETGCIFAPKHQSFWDTYALLPNLPDPVYILKRELMWIPLFGWYVMKQRMIPVNRAARGKVMLKVMERAKEEMAAGRELIIYPEGTRRPPGAEPEYRYGIARLYRDLQVPVIPVAMHPGLFWPRRSTMRYPGHFKVRILPAIEPGLDPDVFFKRLIDVTEKASDELLLETARNNPHLPLPPTAIKRIAELQGKDTIAG from the coding sequence ATGCTCAAGCTGCGCTCTTTTCTTTTCAATACGCTGTTTTATCTCAATCTCATTGTCCGCATGATCGTGCTGACGCCGATCTATTTCATCCTGCCACGCAAGATCGCCTTCGAAATTCCCAAGAACTGGGCGCGATCCAACCATTGGCTGATGAAAACCATCGTCGGCACCACCTTCGAGATCGAAGGGCTGGAAAACATTCCCGAGACCGGCTGCATCTTTGCGCCCAAACATCAGTCCTTCTGGGATACCTATGCGCTGCTGCCCAATCTGCCAGACCCCGTCTACATTCTGAAACGGGAGTTGATGTGGATTCCGCTGTTCGGCTGGTATGTGATGAAACAGCGCATGATCCCGGTCAACCGCGCCGCACGCGGCAAGGTGATGCTGAAGGTCATGGAGCGGGCGAAGGAGGAAATGGCAGCCGGCCGCGAGCTCATCATCTATCCCGAAGGCACACGCCGTCCACCTGGTGCCGAACCCGAATATCGTTATGGCATTGCCCGGCTTTACCGCGATCTGCAGGTTCCGGTCATTCCCGTCGCCATGCATCCCGGCCTCTTCTGGCCACGCCGCTCGACCATGCGCTATCCCGGCCATTTCAAGGTGCGTATCCTGCCGGCCATCGAGCCGGGGCTGGACCCCGACGTGTTTTTCAAGCGCCTGATCGACGTGACGGAAAAGGCGAGCGACGAGTTGCTGCTGGAAACCGCGCGCAACAACCCGCACCTGCCGCTGCCGCCGACCGCCATCAAGCGCATCGCCGAACTTCAGGGCAAGGATACAATCGCCGGCTGA
- a CDS encoding gamma-glutamylcyclotransferase, whose translation MDDFWVFGYGSLMWNPGFAFEERQQARLHGYRRSLCISSSVYRGTEEKPGLVLGLERGGSCLGVAFRVRGKDYDPVMTYLRERELITNVYKERVVAIAFADGRRGSAVTYVADPAHEQYIGGLGVTEAAVIVAAASGRSGPNTDYVFNTVQHLQDMGIRDSLLESIAANVGTLAAQPAIVSLP comes from the coding sequence ATGGACGATTTTTGGGTCTTTGGCTACGGTTCGTTGATGTGGAACCCCGGCTTCGCCTTTGAGGAGAGGCAGCAGGCGCGGCTGCATGGCTATCGTCGCTCGCTCTGCATCAGTTCCAGCGTCTATCGCGGCACGGAGGAAAAGCCGGGCCTCGTGCTGGGGCTGGAGCGCGGCGGTTCCTGCCTTGGCGTCGCCTTCCGCGTCAGGGGAAAAGACTACGACCCCGTCATGACCTATCTGCGTGAACGTGAACTCATAACGAATGTCTACAAGGAACGTGTTGTTGCAATTGCCTTTGCCGATGGCCGGCGCGGCAGCGCGGTGACCTATGTGGCCGATCCCGCGCATGAGCAATATATTGGCGGTCTGGGCGTGACCGAGGCGGCGGTCATCGTCGCGGCCGCATCGGGCCGGTCCGGGCCGAATACGGACTACGTCTTCAATACCGTGCAGCATCTGCAGGATATGGGCATTCGCGACTCGCTGCTGGAAAGCATTGCCGCCAATGTCGGCACGCTCGCGGCTCAGCCGGCGATTGTATCCTTGCCCTGA
- a CDS encoding DUF2125 domain-containing protein translates to MAASSQSGTSKKFLWLGIAIVLVIGLYTAGWFYAADRLKQTVLNAISPSQARNVSGECGDIAFKGYPFRIGLFCSKVMVDDKQNGVSASFGELRSAAQVYNPGHIIWELDSPAEIRTAHGLTVSAAWQNMQSSIVTKLKGIDRTSLVIDGLKAQAISSVTGQTIDFDAVKTEMHLRQNGADLDGAITLTDSATVIKDWPQVLPRLDAIVDVTLAGKAGMVDGSDSSGLYGASGELRRLVADIGEGRTMRISGPFSFDNEGYLSGQFKLEIEKLGAWSDNAKQAFPQLQSTIDTARKLLGALAGGGDRASVDLVVDRGRATVSGFIPLGKIPPI, encoded by the coding sequence ATGGCAGCGTCAAGCCAATCCGGCACCTCCAAAAAATTCCTCTGGCTTGGCATCGCCATTGTGCTGGTCATCGGACTTTACACGGCCGGGTGGTTTTATGCCGCCGACAGGCTGAAGCAGACGGTGCTGAACGCGATATCCCCCTCACAGGCCAGAAATGTCAGCGGTGAATGCGGCGATATCGCCTTCAAGGGTTATCCCTTCCGCATCGGCCTCTTCTGCTCGAAGGTGATGGTGGACGACAAGCAGAACGGCGTTTCCGCTTCCTTTGGCGAATTGCGCTCGGCAGCGCAGGTCTACAATCCCGGCCACATCATCTGGGAACTGGATTCGCCCGCGGAAATCCGCACCGCCCATGGCCTGACGGTTTCTGCCGCCTGGCAGAACATGCAATCGAGCATTGTCACCAAGCTGAAGGGCATCGATCGCACATCGCTCGTCATCGACGGACTGAAAGCGCAGGCCATTTCTTCCGTCACCGGCCAGACCATCGACTTCGATGCCGTAAAGACGGAAATGCACCTGCGCCAGAACGGCGCCGATCTCGACGGTGCAATCACGCTTACCGACTCGGCGACCGTCATCAAGGACTGGCCGCAGGTTCTTCCCCGCCTCGACGCCATCGTTGATGTCACACTTGCGGGCAAGGCGGGCATGGTCGACGGCAGCGACAGTTCCGGCCTGTACGGCGCAAGCGGCGAGCTTCGCCGGCTGGTGGCCGATATCGGCGAGGGCCGCACGATGCGCATCAGCGGCCCCTTCTCCTTCGACAATGAGGGTTATCTCTCCGGTCAGTTCAAGCTGGAGATCGAAAAACTCGGCGCCTGGTCGGACAATGCCAAGCAGGCGTTCCCACAGCTGCAATCCACCATCGACACGGCCCGCAAGCTGCTCGGCGCGCTTGCCGGCGGCGGCGACAGGGCGTCCGTCGATCTCGTGGTCGATCGCGGTCGCGCCACCGTCAGCGGTTTCATTCCGCTTGGCAAGATCCCGCCGATCTGA
- a CDS encoding prephenate/arogenate dehydrogenase family protein: MGEIMFDRIALIGIGLIGSSIARDIRELGLARHVTISTRSEDTLKRAEELALGTDYTVSAAEAAKDADLVIVSVPVGASESVAQQIAPHLKPGAIVTDVGSTKASVIAQMAPHMPDNVHFIPGHPLAGTEKSGPDAGFAGLFRERWCIFTPLPGTDAEALEKLKDFWRALGSRVDEMDAEHHDKVLAIVSHLPHIIAYNIVGTADDLETVTESEVIKYSASGFRDFTRLAASDPTMWRDVCLHNKDAILEMLARFSEDLASLQRAIRWGEGDKLFELFSRTRAIRRSIVQAGQDVDAPDFGRHALDQKK; this comes from the coding sequence ATGGGTGAAATCATGTTCGACCGCATCGCGCTGATCGGCATCGGCCTGATCGGCTCGTCGATTGCTCGCGATATCAGGGAACTGGGACTTGCCCGGCATGTGACGATTTCCACCCGCAGCGAAGACACGCTGAAACGGGCGGAGGAACTGGCGCTCGGCACGGATTACACGGTCTCGGCGGCGGAGGCAGCGAAGGATGCCGATCTCGTCATCGTCTCGGTGCCGGTCGGGGCTTCGGAAAGCGTCGCGCAGCAGATCGCGCCGCATCTGAAGCCCGGCGCCATCGTTACCGATGTAGGCTCCACCAAGGCCTCCGTCATCGCGCAGATGGCGCCGCATATGCCTGACAATGTGCATTTCATTCCCGGCCACCCGCTGGCGGGTACGGAAAAATCCGGCCCGGATGCCGGTTTTGCCGGCCTCTTCCGCGAGCGCTGGTGCATCTTCACGCCGCTGCCCGGCACGGACGCCGAGGCGCTGGAGAAGCTGAAGGATTTCTGGCGGGCGCTTGGTTCGCGCGTGGATGAAATGGATGCCGAACATCACGACAAGGTTCTGGCGATCGTCTCGCATCTGCCGCATATCATCGCCTACAACATCGTCGGCACGGCGGATGATCTGGAGACGGTGACCGAATCGGAAGTCATCAAATATTCGGCCTCCGGTTTTCGCGATTTCACCCGTCTGGCGGCCTCCGATCCGACTATGTGGCGGGATGTCTGCCTGCATAACAAGGATGCCATCCTGGAAATGCTGGCGCGCTTTTCCGAGGACCTCGCCTCCCTGCAAAGGGCAATCCGCTGGGGCGAAGGCGACAAGCTGTTCGAGCTGTTTTCCCGCACCCGCGCCATCCGCCGCTCCATCGTCCAGGCCGGTCAGGACGTCGACGCGCCGGACTTTGGACGGCATGCTCTGGATCAGAAGAAGTAA